Proteins from a genomic interval of Qipengyuania sp. JC766:
- a CDS encoding N-acetyltransferase, which translates to MTNTAIAIERVDTKKGRSRFVDLAYRLNADTPNWVPPLRSEARELVDPDRNPFFDHARVAHFLAIRDGVDVGRISAHIDELALAQPAEQGMGPATGNWGLLEAADQTVAEALIAHAEQWLKNEGMTRVLAPLSMSIWEEPGLLVTGHDQPPTVMMGHHDARQQAWVEDSGYSKVKSLLTYELDISTPFPPIIQRIVKSGERNERIVIREPDLAHYERDVRIILGILNDAWSGNWGFVPFTDREIAYSAKKLRPLVRPDLIRIAELEGEPVAFMLTLPDANEAIGKMSGRLFPFGWIRMLRWLKANRVRTMRVPLMGVLKKHQRGRLASQLAFMMISEIREVANRKYGATRGEIGWILDDNQGMVAIAEAIESRVNREYLVYEKSL; encoded by the coding sequence ATGACCAACACAGCCATCGCCATCGAACGGGTCGACACGAAGAAGGGCCGGAGCCGATTCGTCGATCTTGCCTATCGCCTGAATGCCGACACGCCGAACTGGGTACCGCCTTTGCGATCGGAAGCACGCGAACTGGTCGATCCGGATCGCAATCCCTTTTTCGATCATGCCCGGGTCGCGCATTTCCTCGCGATCAGGGATGGCGTCGATGTGGGGCGCATTTCCGCACATATCGACGAACTCGCCCTCGCCCAGCCTGCCGAACAGGGAATGGGACCGGCCACGGGGAATTGGGGCCTGCTGGAAGCGGCCGACCAGACCGTCGCCGAGGCACTGATCGCGCATGCGGAACAATGGCTGAAGAACGAAGGGATGACCCGCGTTCTGGCGCCCCTTTCCATGTCCATCTGGGAAGAGCCGGGGCTTCTCGTGACAGGGCACGACCAGCCACCCACCGTAATGATGGGACATCACGACGCGCGGCAACAGGCTTGGGTCGAAGACTCCGGCTACTCCAAGGTCAAATCCCTCCTGACCTACGAGCTGGATATCTCCACCCCGTTCCCGCCCATTATCCAGCGGATCGTGAAGTCGGGAGAGCGCAATGAACGGATCGTGATCCGCGAGCCCGACCTCGCCCACTACGAGCGTGACGTGCGCATCATACTCGGTATCCTGAACGATGCCTGGTCGGGGAACTGGGGCTTCGTTCCATTCACGGACCGGGAGATCGCGTATTCAGCCAAAAAACTGCGGCCTCTCGTGCGCCCCGACCTGATCCGGATCGCCGAACTGGAAGGCGAGCCCGTCGCTTTCATGCTGACTCTGCCGGATGCAAACGAGGCGATCGGAAAGATGAGTGGGCGCCTTTTTCCCTTCGGCTGGATCAGGATGCTGCGCTGGCTGAAGGCGAACAGGGTTCGCACCATGCGTGTTCCGCTGATGGGTGTCCTGAAAAAGCACCAGCGCGGCCGTCTGGCGAGCCAGCTCGCTTTCATGATGATCAGCGAGATCCGGGAAGTCGCGAACCGCAAATACGGCGCCACGAGGGGGGAGATCGGTTGGATTCTCGATGACAATCAAGGGATGGTGGCCATTGCGGAAGCCATCGAAAGCCGTGTGAACCGCGAGTATCTGGTTTACGAGAAATCCCTGTAG
- a CDS encoding response regulator, with translation MQSNCLVVAECLLMSRKKGIGTILVVEDDPIVRLAAIDTLKEAGASEIRDCSTTEDALAILREWKPDVVVLDVHLADRDDGWAIAELLSTIGPRPPKIIFSTGSPQDIPDDIAGLGTVLAKPVAPANLVAAVSGQARETLLSGLLRRPG, from the coding sequence TTGCAATCGAACTGCCTTGTGGTCGCCGAGTGTTTATTGATGAGCCGGAAAAAAGGGATCGGGACGATTCTCGTCGTTGAGGACGATCCGATCGTGCGTCTGGCAGCCATCGATACGCTAAAGGAAGCTGGCGCGTCCGAAATCCGGGACTGTTCGACCACCGAAGATGCGCTTGCGATCCTGCGTGAGTGGAAGCCCGATGTGGTTGTTCTCGACGTGCATCTGGCCGACCGGGACGACGGATGGGCCATCGCAGAACTCCTCAGCACGATCGGCCCCCGTCCACCGAAGATCATCTTTTCGACGGGGTCGCCGCAGGACATTCCAGACGACATCGCAGGACTGGGAACCGTGCTTGCCAAGCCGGTTGCACCCGCCAATCTCGTTGCGGCGGTGTCTGGCCAGGCACGGGAAACCCTGCTGTCCGGCCTGCTCCGGCGACCCGGCTGA
- a CDS encoding response regulator, producing the protein MSLGEQVASNLPYLRRYARALTGSQATGDAFVRATLEAALADESLRGELEGGRVPLYRAFNKVWSSAYLEVGKEDDGTQGHEGAARDRLTQITPLNRQALLLTTLEDFSAADAAEIMGLEPGDIERLAQEAIDEIDRESSTNVLIIEDEPLISMQLEDLVRSLGHDICGTAATRTQAQEVVAERTPGLVLADIQLADGSSGLDAVDDILSISSVPVIFITAYPERLLTGDRPEPTYLVTKPFQESTVRTAISQALFFGSSAPLSRNQAD; encoded by the coding sequence ATGTCGCTTGGGGAACAAGTCGCCTCCAACCTACCTTACCTGCGTCGCTACGCGCGCGCGTTGACGGGCAGCCAGGCAACCGGAGACGCGTTCGTTCGCGCCACTCTGGAAGCGGCGCTGGCCGACGAGAGCCTTCGTGGGGAACTCGAAGGAGGTCGCGTGCCTCTCTACCGCGCCTTCAACAAGGTCTGGTCCAGCGCCTACCTCGAAGTGGGTAAGGAAGACGACGGTACGCAGGGCCATGAGGGCGCTGCACGGGATCGGCTGACCCAGATTACGCCCCTGAACCGGCAGGCTCTCCTCCTCACGACGCTGGAGGATTTCAGTGCTGCTGATGCGGCGGAGATCATGGGGCTGGAACCCGGCGATATCGAACGCCTGGCGCAGGAAGCAATCGACGAGATCGATCGCGAATCCTCGACGAACGTGCTGATCATCGAAGACGAGCCGCTCATTTCGATGCAGCTCGAAGACCTGGTCCGCTCTCTCGGCCACGATATCTGCGGCACGGCAGCCACGCGTACGCAGGCCCAGGAAGTGGTCGCCGAACGCACCCCCGGCCTTGTGCTGGCGGATATCCAGCTCGCGGACGGATCATCGGGCCTTGATGCTGTCGATGACATCCTTTCCATCAGCAGCGTGCCGGTAATCTTCATCACTGCATATCCAGAGCGCCTGCTCACGGGCGATCGTCCGGAGCCGACTTACCTCGTCACCAAGCCGTTCCAGGAATCGACTGTCCGGACTGCGATTAGCCAGGCGCTGTTCTTCGGGTCCAGCGCTCCCCTGTCGCGCAATCAGGCCGACTGA
- a CDS encoding CHASE domain-containing protein produces the protein MLEHPRAVPIAIFLLVGAITALSVYSIERGANQREQAQLRERAQAIASVLEQAGSSAAAHLKATAVLMGVGQDVDLPRFRSFVRQMQVADSDGGDVRSIAWAERVPRADIPQFLQREEERGSELMRVYPALQRGQADAYPIAMVEPLTEANRPALGFDISSNAVRAEAMATANATRRPTASGPVELISAAGTDQRGFILIAPVYEGAGNPAPLTGYVLSPFTTQEFLESGVEGETLGNRSVRLYDAAQGDEALLAEVVAEGDTGAVVSERVRIADRDMVLEVASVGTASLSDLSMVTLLFGLLVATLLTVVARLITHQAEEDRASVAWLEEQNSIRNSLTRELNHRVKNTLANVLSIIALTRRRADSLEHFATSLDGRIRALSATHDLLTRSEWGTTLLSDVIGAELAPYANDGEKVVTMEGPQVALAPNDALSLGLAIHELATNAAKYGALSRADGQVSIVWELETADTVTLRWKERGGPAVPQDRQRGFGTDLIEKIVAHELRHPVELTFAPKGVECVLRVPVRERSEFALRAKFRKVDMQAS, from the coding sequence TTGCTCGAACACCCAAGGGCGGTCCCGATCGCCATATTCCTGCTCGTGGGCGCGATAACCGCTCTCAGCGTCTATTCGATCGAGCGCGGGGCGAACCAGCGCGAACAGGCGCAGCTGCGCGAAAGGGCGCAAGCCATAGCATCCGTGCTGGAGCAGGCTGGTAGCAGCGCTGCTGCGCACCTCAAGGCCACCGCGGTACTGATGGGCGTGGGCCAGGACGTTGACCTGCCCCGTTTCCGCAGCTTCGTGCGCCAGATGCAGGTGGCCGATTCCGACGGGGGCGACGTGCGTTCCATCGCCTGGGCAGAAAGGGTGCCGCGAGCGGACATCCCGCAATTCCTGCAGCGCGAGGAAGAGCGCGGTTCCGAACTGATGCGGGTCTATCCTGCCTTGCAGCGTGGACAGGCCGACGCGTACCCGATCGCGATGGTCGAGCCCCTGACCGAGGCGAACCGGCCTGCCTTGGGCTTCGATATTTCGTCCAATGCCGTCAGGGCAGAGGCGATGGCGACGGCGAATGCGACCCGGCGCCCTACGGCCAGCGGCCCCGTCGAACTCATCAGCGCCGCAGGTACCGATCAAAGAGGCTTCATCCTCATCGCGCCGGTTTACGAAGGAGCAGGCAATCCCGCTCCGCTCACGGGATACGTCCTCAGCCCGTTTACGACACAGGAGTTCCTAGAAAGCGGTGTCGAAGGCGAAACCCTCGGCAACCGCAGCGTGCGTCTTTACGATGCGGCGCAGGGCGACGAGGCCTTGCTCGCCGAAGTGGTGGCCGAAGGGGATACGGGTGCGGTCGTTTCGGAGCGGGTGCGTATCGCGGACCGCGACATGGTCCTCGAGGTGGCCTCGGTAGGCACGGCGTCGTTGTCGGACCTTTCCATGGTCACGCTCCTCTTCGGGCTACTGGTGGCGACCTTGCTGACGGTTGTCGCGCGCCTGATCACGCATCAGGCGGAAGAAGACCGCGCGTCGGTGGCATGGCTGGAAGAGCAGAACTCGATCCGAAACTCCCTCACGCGCGAGCTCAACCATCGCGTCAAGAACACGCTGGCGAACGTCCTGTCGATCATCGCGCTGACTCGCAGGAGAGCGGATTCGCTGGAGCATTTCGCGACCAGTCTCGACGGGCGGATCCGGGCGTTGTCCGCCACGCACGATCTTCTGACCCGTTCGGAATGGGGTACGACGCTGCTCAGCGACGTAATCGGCGCCGAACTAGCGCCCTACGCGAACGACGGGGAAAAAGTCGTGACCATGGAGGGGCCGCAAGTGGCCCTTGCCCCGAACGATGCCCTGTCGCTCGGGCTCGCCATCCATGAGTTGGCCACCAACGCCGCCAAGTACGGAGCGCTCAGCCGGGCCGACGGGCAGGTCTCGATCGTGTGGGAGTTGGAAACCGCGGACACGGTTACGCTGCGCTGGAAGGAGCGTGGCGGGCCAGCCGTTCCTCAGGATAGGCAGCGCGGCTTCGGCACGGATCTGATCGAAAAGATTGTCGCCCACGAATTGCGGCATCCGGTGGAACTGACATTCGCACCCAAGGGTGTCGAATGCGTTTTGCGTGTCCCGGTGCGTGAACGGAGCGAGTTCGCCCTGCGGGCGAAATTCCGGAAAGTGGACATGCAGGCCAGCTGA
- a CDS encoding NepR family anti-sigma factor: MSAKPTKSQPEWADGLKKLYKEVVDEPLPDSFKDLLDKLDNKGE, encoded by the coding sequence GTGTCAGCCAAGCCAACCAAGTCACAGCCTGAATGGGCCGATGGCCTGAAGAAGCTGTACAAGGAGGTTGTTGACGAACCCCTGCCCGACAGCTTCAAGGACCTGCTGGACAAGCTGGACAACAAGGGCGAATGA
- a CDS encoding sigma-70 family RNA polymerase sigma factor, whose product MSREERTATEKADFKRELTEVVPHLRAFARGLCGRPDMADDLVQETMLKAWAAQDRFEPGTSMRAWTFVILRNAYLTDMRRNRFRGEYDETVAERILTAPAGQEEPLHLSDMHRALLTLPPERREALLLVGAGGFSYEEAATICGCAVGTIKSRVGRARAALNAMLADGDIPRRSLDDEGAHRAILEELDDVATGNGLTSRN is encoded by the coding sequence ATGAGTCGCGAGGAACGGACGGCCACCGAGAAGGCCGACTTCAAGAGAGAGCTGACGGAGGTGGTTCCGCACCTGCGCGCGTTTGCGCGTGGTCTGTGCGGCCGTCCCGATATGGCCGACGACCTCGTCCAGGAAACCATGCTCAAGGCCTGGGCCGCGCAGGACCGGTTCGAACCGGGAACCTCGATGCGGGCCTGGACCTTCGTGATCCTTCGCAACGCTTACCTGACCGATATGCGGCGCAACCGCTTCCGCGGCGAATACGACGAGACAGTCGCCGAGCGGATCCTGACGGCACCGGCCGGGCAGGAAGAACCGCTGCATTTATCGGACATGCATCGTGCCTTGCTGACCCTACCCCCCGAACGCCGCGAGGCGCTCCTGCTGGTGGGCGCAGGCGGCTTCTCCTACGAGGAGGCGGCCACGATCTGTGGCTGCGCCGTCGGCACGATCAAGAGCCGGGTCGGACGCGCGCGCGCTGCGCTCAACGCAATGCTCGCCGATGGCGATATTCCGCGCCGGTCGCTCGATGACGAGGGGGCGCACAGGGCTATTCTCGAAGAGCTGGACGATGTTGCCACGGGCAACGGTCTCACCTCGCGGAACTGA
- a CDS encoding AI-2E family transporter has protein sequence MAGQEDDDSDKQSLAFAAQELRLISALVLILGVGLFLALPFVLSIGSVVFLPLTTAIVLTILLSPLADYLAKLGLPNVLASTLALLTFLLVLFLSAAVVLQPAVTLFDRVPELTQQVGERFAELQEQFAWLAQANEQIMEMMGQSGNSEVVVAGPSLFQQLAIATPVVLLEVFLTLLMAFFMIEARVRLRRNLLFGRASFGTSIKAARVLREVQDRVAAYILTVAWINLCVGIIVALGAWLIGLEAPIMWGGLAALLNFIPYIGPLAMTVLLALFGVGTSDTVLVGLIPAIAYLGLHTVEANIVTPSVLGARFTMNPVMILIAFSYFTWVWGAFGALLSVPILLMLTAFFDHVGRPNLVGFIFGEPLFARGVMDTDDSETPATE, from the coding sequence ATGGCCGGACAGGAAGACGACGACTCCGACAAGCAGAGCCTCGCCTTCGCGGCGCAGGAATTGCGTCTAATTTCGGCCTTGGTTCTCATACTCGGCGTCGGCCTGTTCCTGGCTTTGCCCTTCGTGCTGTCGATCGGATCGGTGGTCTTCCTGCCGCTTACGACGGCGATCGTTCTGACGATCCTGCTATCCCCGCTGGCGGACTATCTAGCCAAGCTCGGCCTGCCCAACGTTCTTGCGTCGACGCTGGCCTTGCTGACCTTCCTGCTCGTGCTGTTCCTGTCGGCTGCCGTCGTCCTGCAACCGGCCGTCACCTTGTTCGACCGAGTGCCGGAACTGACGCAGCAGGTCGGCGAGCGTTTCGCGGAGCTTCAGGAGCAGTTCGCCTGGCTGGCGCAGGCGAACGAACAGATCATGGAAATGATGGGCCAGTCGGGCAACAGCGAGGTCGTGGTCGCCGGACCGTCGCTGTTCCAGCAGCTGGCCATCGCAACGCCTGTCGTCCTGCTGGAAGTCTTCCTGACGCTGCTGATGGCATTCTTCATGATCGAGGCGCGGGTTCGCCTGCGTCGGAATTTGCTGTTCGGTCGCGCCTCCTTCGGGACGAGCATCAAGGCCGCACGCGTGCTGCGCGAAGTGCAGGACCGCGTTGCCGCCTACATCCTGACCGTCGCGTGGATCAATCTGTGCGTCGGAATCATCGTGGCGCTCGGTGCGTGGCTGATCGGTCTGGAAGCGCCCATAATGTGGGGCGGGCTCGCGGCCCTGCTCAATTTTATTCCCTATATCGGCCCGCTCGCAATGACCGTGCTGCTCGCGCTGTTCGGGGTCGGGACATCCGACACGGTCCTCGTCGGCCTGATCCCCGCCATCGCCTATCTCGGCTTGCATACGGTCGAAGCAAACATCGTGACACCGTCGGTCCTCGGCGCGCGTTTCACGATGAACCCGGTTATGATACTGATCGCCTTCAGCTACTTCACCTGGGTCTGGGGCGCGTTCGGCGCGTTGCTGTCCGTTCCCATCCTGCTGATGCTGACCGCCTTCTTCGACCATGTCGGACGGCCCAACCTCGTCGGCTTCATCTTCGGCGAACCGCTTTTCGCTCGCGGCGTCATGGATACCGACGACAGCGAAACCCCGGCCACGGAATGA
- a CDS encoding superoxide dismutase, protein MAFEVTPLPYDDTALAPAVSAETLSYHHGKHHQAYIDKTNKAIEGTDHADKSLEEIIAAARGSDQGLFNNSAQSWNHGFYWNSMAGNETAPSDELKSMIESAFGSVDDLKEKLQERGAGHFASGWVWLAEKGGELTIEETHDGDTLADKDGVNPLLVIDLWEHAYYLDHQNARPAYLKAVTSDKLNWAFASDNLARGSTWKYS, encoded by the coding sequence ATGGCATTCGAAGTTACCCCGCTGCCCTACGACGACACGGCGCTGGCGCCGGCGGTTTCGGCCGAGACGCTTAGCTATCACCACGGCAAGCACCATCAGGCCTATATCGACAAGACGAACAAGGCGATCGAAGGTACCGACCACGCCGACAAGTCACTGGAAGAAATCATCGCGGCTGCGCGTGGCAGCGACCAGGGCCTGTTCAACAATTCGGCGCAGAGCTGGAACCACGGCTTCTACTGGAATTCGATGGCCGGCAACGAGACGGCCCCGTCGGACGAACTCAAGAGCATGATCGAGAGCGCCTTCGGATCGGTCGACGATCTGAAGGAAAAGCTGCAGGAACGCGGCGCCGGCCACTTCGCCAGCGGCTGGGTCTGGCTGGCCGAAAAGGGCGGCGAGCTGACCATCGAGGAAACGCATGACGGCGATACGCTGGCCGACAAGGATGGGGTGAACCCGCTGCTGGTCATCGACCTGTGGGAACACGCCTATTATCTCGACCACCAGAATGCGCGCCCCGCCTATCTCAAGGCGGTGACCAGCGACAAACTGAACTGGGCGTTCGCATCCGACAACCTGGCGCGGGGTTCAACTTGGAAGTATTCCTGA
- a CDS encoding cation:dicarboxylase symporter family transporter, producing the protein MAENTAQSTDLVTIRIPVWWTFGGLIAGLLAGVLLSGSAFLDAILPVVQPVGALWLRALQMTIIPLVASLLVLGITQMIAAARAGPVAAWFLALVFGILLLSALGTVLAMPLLLAAFPVPDSASALLLSGDVEPQQVPEIADFIASLIAPNVIAAAAETATLPLTVFFAVLAVAIARLPDDQRATLIGLFRALANAMLTIIGWVLWLAPVGVFALALGVAAQAGSGAFATLAHYILVVSAMGLIVLVLAYLLALFGGRVGLGRFTRAVLSSQAVAISTQSSLASLPAMLDSSRRLGIRESVADFVLPLAVAIFRATSPAMNLGVAIYVAHVAGYELTLPAIAAGVAVALVISVGSVSLPGSISFVVSIGPIALAMGIPVEPLALLVAVEMLPDIMRTLANVTMNVAVTATVDRHNSVEP; encoded by the coding sequence TTGGCCGAGAACACAGCGCAATCCACCGATCTGGTGACGATCCGTATTCCGGTGTGGTGGACGTTCGGCGGTCTGATCGCCGGCCTGCTCGCGGGCGTGCTCCTTTCGGGCAGCGCCTTCCTGGACGCGATCCTCCCGGTCGTCCAGCCGGTTGGCGCCCTCTGGCTGCGCGCCTTGCAGATGACGATCATTCCGCTGGTCGCGTCCCTGCTGGTCCTCGGGATCACGCAGATGATCGCTGCGGCGCGGGCGGGCCCCGTGGCGGCGTGGTTCCTGGCGCTGGTGTTCGGCATTTTGCTGCTGAGCGCGCTCGGCACGGTTCTGGCCATGCCGCTGCTCCTGGCGGCATTCCCGGTTCCCGATTCCGCTTCGGCGCTGCTCCTGTCCGGAGACGTAGAGCCGCAGCAGGTGCCGGAAATCGCCGATTTTATCGCCTCGCTTATTGCGCCGAACGTCATCGCCGCCGCAGCGGAAACCGCCACGCTGCCGCTGACGGTGTTCTTCGCGGTTCTTGCTGTCGCGATCGCGCGGCTGCCTGACGACCAGCGCGCCACGCTGATCGGGCTATTCCGGGCTCTGGCCAATGCCATGCTCACGATCATCGGGTGGGTCCTCTGGCTGGCACCGGTCGGAGTCTTCGCGCTGGCTCTCGGCGTCGCCGCGCAGGCGGGGAGCGGCGCTTTCGCCACGCTTGCGCATTACATCCTCGTCGTGTCCGCGATGGGTCTCATTGTGCTCGTGCTTGCTTATCTCCTGGCGCTATTCGGTGGCCGGGTCGGCCTCGGCCGGTTCACCCGCGCGGTGCTGTCATCGCAGGCGGTGGCCATCTCCACGCAAAGTTCGCTAGCGAGCCTACCGGCGATGCTGGACAGTTCGCGCAGGCTCGGCATTCGGGAAAGCGTTGCCGATTTTGTCCTTCCGCTCGCCGTGGCGATCTTCCGCGCGACCAGTCCCGCCATGAATCTGGGGGTCGCGATCTACGTCGCCCACGTCGCGGGATACGAGCTGACCCTGCCGGCCATCGCGGCGGGCGTGGCGGTCGCGCTGGTGATCAGCGTCGGTTCGGTCAGCCTTCCCGGCTCGATCAGCTTCGTAGTGTCGATCGGACCCATCGCCCTGGCCATGGGTATCCCGGTCGAGCCGCTGGCCCTGCTGGTAGCGGTCGAAATGCTGCCGGACATCATGCGCACGCTCGCCAATGTCACCATGAATGTCGCGGTCACGGCGACTGTCGACCGGCACAATTCCGTCGAACCCTAA
- the glmM gene encoding phosphoglucosamine mutase, with protein sequence MGRKFFGTDGIRGRTNSGPMTATMAMRVAQAAGNHFRRGDHRHRVVIGKDTRLSGYMIESAMVAGFTSVGVDVIMTGPLPTPAVSLLTREMRADLGVMISASHNPYEDNGIKLFGPDGFKLSDDTEAAIEDAIDSQPELVPPEEIGRARRIEDSRGRYIHAVKQAVSDETRFDGLKVVVDCANGAAYQVAPSAIWELGAEVITVGVDPNGTNINAGVGSTSLDAVKEKVLETHADIGIALDGDADRLIVIDEKGETVDGDQIMAVIASRMAEKGQLRGGGVVATVMSNLGLERYLEGRGLTLERTKVGDRYVLGRMKSGGFNVGGEQSGHMILLDYATTGDGTVAALRVLASLVHSGQRASELLHAFERVPQILKNVRYEKGRPLDDEHVKQAIADAESALGRSGRLVIRPSGTEPVIRVMAEGDDASEVERAVDSVCDAVKAVA encoded by the coding sequence ATGGGACGCAAGTTTTTCGGCACCGACGGGATACGCGGGCGCACCAATTCGGGGCCGATGACGGCGACCATGGCGATGCGCGTGGCACAGGCGGCCGGAAACCATTTCCGCCGCGGGGACCATCGGCACCGGGTGGTGATCGGCAAGGACACGCGCCTCTCCGGCTACATGATCGAAAGCGCGATGGTCGCCGGCTTCACCAGCGTGGGCGTCGACGTCATCATGACCGGCCCCCTGCCCACGCCGGCCGTATCGCTGCTGACGCGCGAAATGCGCGCCGATCTCGGCGTGATGATTTCCGCTAGTCACAACCCTTACGAAGACAATGGCATCAAGCTGTTCGGTCCGGACGGCTTCAAGCTGTCCGACGATACCGAGGCGGCGATCGAGGATGCCATCGACAGCCAGCCCGAACTCGTCCCGCCCGAAGAGATCGGGCGCGCCCGGCGGATCGAGGATTCGCGCGGTCGATACATCCACGCCGTGAAGCAGGCCGTGTCCGACGAGACGCGGTTCGACGGTCTGAAGGTGGTCGTGGATTGCGCGAACGGCGCAGCTTACCAGGTGGCCCCTTCGGCAATCTGGGAACTCGGCGCGGAAGTCATCACGGTGGGTGTCGATCCCAATGGAACCAACATCAATGCCGGGGTCGGATCGACCTCGCTCGACGCGGTGAAGGAAAAGGTCCTCGAAACCCATGCCGATATCGGCATCGCGCTCGACGGAGACGCGGACCGGCTTATCGTGATCGACGAGAAGGGGGAGACGGTCGACGGCGACCAGATCATGGCGGTGATCGCCTCGCGCATGGCGGAAAAGGGCCAGCTCAGGGGCGGCGGTGTGGTCGCGACGGTCATGAGCAATCTGGGCCTCGAACGCTACCTTGAGGGGCGTGGCCTGACGCTGGAGCGCACGAAGGTTGGCGATCGCTACGTCCTTGGCCGCATGAAATCGGGCGGCTTCAATGTCGGCGGTGAACAGTCGGGGCACATGATCCTGCTGGACTACGCGACGACCGGGGACGGCACCGTCGCGGCCCTTCGCGTGCTGGCCAGCCTGGTCCATTCGGGACAGCGCGCGAGCGAGTTGCTCCATGCGTTCGAGCGTGTCCCCCAGATCCTCAAGAACGTGCGCTACGAGAAGGGACGCCCACTGGACGACGAGCACGTGAAGCAGGCGATCGCGGACGCGGAAAGCGCGCTCGGCAGGTCGGGCAGGCTTGTGATCCGGCCGTCGGGCACCGAACCGGTGATCCGCGTGATGGCGGAAGGCGACGACGCGTCCGAGGTCGAACGGGCCGTGGACAGCGTGTGCGACGCCGTGAAGGCAGTGGCCTGA
- a CDS encoding DUF1272 domain-containing protein → MLEMRPDCERCGTDLPASAPGTFICSFECTFCARCADELDDRCPNCGGELMDRPVRARDLLAKFPASTKRRFEG, encoded by the coding sequence ATGCTGGAAATGCGGCCCGACTGCGAACGGTGCGGCACCGACCTGCCCGCGTCAGCGCCGGGAACGTTCATCTGCAGCTTCGAATGTACCTTCTGTGCCCGATGCGCGGACGAACTGGACGACCGCTGTCCCAATTGCGGCGGCGAACTCATGGATCGCCCGGTCCGCGCCAGGGACCTGCTGGCAAAGTTTCCCGCCAGCACGAAACGCCGCTTCGAGGGCTGA
- the thiD gene encoding bifunctional hydroxymethylpyrimidine kinase/phosphomethylpyrimidine kinase, giving the protein MAIDYPRVLVIAGSDSSGGAGIQADIKTVTMLGGFATTAITAVTAQNTTGVQGVEILPDRFVAQQIESVLTDIGADSVKIGMLGSEDIVSAVADALAGLDREVPIVLDPVMVATSGSTLASDPTVTAMKGQLFSKATLLTPNVPELTALTGHEIASVRDLHDAALELAREYGVLVVAKGGHLAGDTVTDLLVEADGSSLRYDHRRIDSRHTHGTGCTLASAIATLLGRGQTPADAVSIARKFVYRAIEAAPAFGAGGGPMRHNFGR; this is encoded by the coding sequence ATGGCCATCGACTATCCCCGCGTCCTCGTCATTGCCGGTTCCGACAGTTCGGGCGGCGCCGGCATCCAGGCGGACATCAAGACCGTCACCATGCTGGGCGGTTTCGCTACGACCGCAATCACGGCGGTCACCGCGCAGAACACGACCGGGGTTCAGGGCGTCGAGATCCTGCCGGACCGTTTCGTCGCGCAGCAGATCGAAAGCGTGCTGACGGACATCGGGGCGGACTCGGTCAAGATCGGCATGCTGGGTAGCGAGGACATCGTCTCCGCCGTGGCCGATGCGCTGGCCGGGTTGGACCGGGAAGTCCCGATCGTGCTCGATCCGGTCATGGTCGCGACCTCGGGCTCTACGCTCGCCAGCGATCCGACCGTGACCGCCATGAAGGGGCAGCTCTTTTCGAAGGCCACTCTCCTTACGCCCAACGTCCCCGAATTGACTGCGCTGACCGGACACGAAATCGCGAGCGTCCGCGATCTGCACGATGCGGCGCTCGAACTGGCGCGCGAATACGGCGTCCTCGTGGTCGCCAAGGGCGGTCATCTGGCAGGCGATACCGTGACCGACCTCCTGGTCGAGGCGGATGGATCCTCCCTGCGATACGACCATCGGCGCATCGACAGCCGTCACACCCACGGAACGGGCTGCACCCTTGCCAGCGCGATTGCCACGCTGCTCGGGCGCGGTCAGACCCCGGCGGACGCGGTCAGCATTGCGCGCAAATTCGTCTATCGCGCAATCGAGGCCGCACCCGCCTTCGGTGCCGGCGGCGGTCCGATGCGGCACAATTTCGGGCGTTAG